A region from the Bradyrhizobium erythrophlei genome encodes:
- a CDS encoding acyl-CoA synthetase, which yields MTAQQLFPGIISGGRRRGHAEVAGRAARLAGGYEGLGVKSGDSVCILMRNDIAFIEAAYGAMQLGAYAVPVNWHFKPEEIHYILSDSGTRVLVAHADMLHQLRDSIPEGVTVLSVPTPPEILSHYKIDSDTLAAPDFAIDLESWLEQQQPYGGPARPQPANMIYTSGTTGHPKGVRRHAPTPEQSASAERMRALIYGLRLGARALLPGPLYHSAPNSFGLRAGRLGGALVLMPRFEPEEFLRLVEAERIDTIFMVPTMFIRLMKLPEAVRGKYDMSSLHHVIHAAAPCPAAVKRAMIEWWGPVIHEFYGSTESGAVTFANSEDALKKPGTVGKIAPGAELRFVGEDGKMLPQGEIGEIYSKIAGNPDFTYHNKPEKRAEIDRDGFITSGDIGYLDEDGYVFICDRKRDMVISGGVNIYPAEIEAALHAVPGVHDCAVFGIPDEEFGEALMAVVEPQAGVTLDIADIRTRLKTSLADYKVPKHIEILKNLPREDSGKIFKRRLRDPYWERAGRRI from the coding sequence ATGACAGCGCAGCAGCTCTTCCCCGGCATCATCAGCGGCGGGCGGCGGCGCGGCCATGCCGAGGTGGCGGGTCGCGCCGCGCGCTTGGCTGGCGGCTACGAGGGGCTGGGCGTCAAGTCGGGCGACAGCGTCTGCATCCTCATGCGCAACGACATCGCCTTTATCGAGGCGGCCTATGGCGCGATGCAGCTCGGCGCCTATGCGGTGCCGGTGAACTGGCACTTCAAGCCGGAGGAGATCCATTACATCCTCTCGGATTCCGGCACCCGCGTCCTGGTCGCCCATGCCGACATGCTGCATCAGTTGCGGGACTCGATTCCCGAAGGCGTCACCGTGCTCAGCGTGCCGACGCCACCGGAAATCCTGAGCCATTACAAGATCGATTCCGATACTCTCGCCGCGCCCGATTTCGCCATCGACCTGGAATCCTGGCTGGAACAGCAACAGCCCTATGGCGGACCGGCGCGGCCGCAGCCGGCGAACATGATCTACACCTCCGGCACGACGGGGCATCCGAAGGGCGTGCGCCGCCACGCGCCGACGCCCGAGCAAAGCGCCTCCGCGGAGCGGATGCGCGCTTTGATTTACGGCCTGAGGCTGGGCGCGCGGGCGCTGTTGCCGGGGCCGCTCTATCACTCCGCGCCGAATTCCTTCGGCCTGCGCGCCGGCCGTCTCGGCGGCGCGCTGGTCCTGATGCCGCGGTTCGAGCCCGAAGAGTTCTTGCGGCTGGTCGAGGCCGAGCGGATCGACACCATTTTCATGGTGCCGACCATGTTCATCCGCCTGATGAAATTGCCCGAGGCGGTGCGCGGGAAATACGACATGTCTTCGCTGCATCACGTGATCCATGCCGCCGCGCCCTGTCCCGCCGCCGTCAAGCGCGCGATGATCGAATGGTGGGGGCCGGTGATCCATGAATTCTACGGCTCCACCGAATCCGGCGCCGTCACCTTCGCCAATTCGGAGGACGCCCTGAAAAAGCCCGGCACCGTCGGCAAAATCGCGCCGGGCGCCGAGCTTCGCTTCGTCGGCGAGGACGGAAAGATGTTGCCGCAGGGCGAGATCGGCGAGATCTATTCGAAGATCGCGGGCAATCCGGATTTCACCTATCACAACAAGCCGGAGAAGCGCGCCGAGATCGACCGCGACGGCTTTATCACCTCCGGCGATATCGGTTACCTCGATGAGGACGGCTATGTCTTCATCTGCGACCGCAAGCGCGACATGGTGATTTCAGGCGGCGTCAACATCTATCCTGCCGAAATCGAGGCGGCGCTGCACGCGGTTCCCGGCGTGCACGATTGCGCCGTATTCGGCATTCCCGACGAGGAATTCGGCGAGGCGCTGATGGCGGTGGTGGAACCGCAAGCAGGGGTGACGCTCGATATCGCGGACATCCGCACGCGGCTCAAGACTTCGCTCGCCGACTACAAGGTGCCAAAACACATCGAAATCCTCAAAAACCTCCCGCGCGAGGATTCCGGCAAGATCTTCAAGCGCAGGCTGCGCGACCCCTATTGGGAGCGGGCCGGGCGGCGGATCTAG